Within Anopheles merus strain MAF unplaced genomic scaffold, AmerM5.1 LNR4000156, whole genome shotgun sequence, the genomic segment AACATCTCGCAAGCCAACACACGCTCGTCCGGTATGCGCACACGACATACCTGCTACGTGTTAGGATCGGATAAATCACGTGCcgcttatgttttttttgttgttgagcgCACTAGAGCACCCGCACCACTACCCTGGTGCTGTTtgtgaaaaatgtaaatatagCCGCGTTTCACCGTAAATGACAGCGAAACACATTTTAATAACCCGGAacctctctctcacacactctcgtTGCTCTATTGATCGCAAGTGTTATACCGGATGATGACAACGGTATACTAGGTAGGTCAGCAACACAGGGAAAACGGTGGTCCCACCGGACCACAGGACATAATAATCGGAATCGCTAGGAGCGCTCTATGGCGGTAATTGATGCGGTTGATtgaaacggttttttttgccATGCGTGCGATGAATGAAAGTGAATCTCAAGTAGCTAATTAACCCTTGAGCGGCGCACAATTGAAGggattatatattttttaattatttaatgcatATGGATTGTGTTTGTGGGGCAGTATGgaaatgtaaatatttatgCTAATATATGCACATTTATAAATTGGTGCATAAATCTATTTATGTGAAGAAATGAGAAGGGCAATCATTGTGGGAAATATTCACTacctgttttttatttttttattttactaaaGAGAACTTTCCTTGAAGCAATAGAGTTGATTAATAATATTTGTTTAACCCATTACTGCCCAGGTGTGAAAAAAAGTTGATTGAAATGACATTAATCTTAACATTACTCCTAAGTTTGTGCCACAATTGCAGAGGGCGGAAAcatttattatatatatagTTCTGAGTCCCCTGAACGTTGGTTAAATGCGGACGCTCCCTAAAGACATCGATATTCTCGTGAAAGTCGAAATGTTTGAACAAGCGGTTCAAGACGCAGGACATTGCCGTTACTGGCTCGAAAGATCCGTATCCTGGGTACCTAAATTGCGGTCTTAAAAACGTGTCTGTGTCGTAGTATTGTATGTCTCTGGACGCTTATATTCAGTTTTTGGAGTATTGCCATGGAGCACTCCAGCGATAAACAGCGCTTGTGTATTGCTTCTCCTGATCGCGAATGTCTCCAGCCCGAGATGTAAGCAACCGTGACGCGTAGGGCGGTGGTGTGCTAGGATCGTTCCACGGCAGTCACCGAAGCGCGCAGCGAGCCAAATCTCCGCGTGTGGAAATGACACAATACTGCAATACTCCAAGATTGGTCTGGCTGCTGATAACGGTTCAATATGCATAGGATCGTCAAAGTCTAtcgtaattttaaaaaaaatctagagTTCTGTTTGCCCGTCTAATGATACCGTTAGTGTGCGAATAATGACTGCAGGAAGGGTGAAAACCACATCACACTTCAAAAACATATGTAATGCCCGGTTGCAATATCCACATCTTGGTGAGTTGTAACGTATGAAATTTGGAGATTTCCGTGATGCATcctcaactcgaacgactcaataatatgcccgtcatgggttcaagccagaatggaccgtcccccgtagcaaggattgactatctgACTACCGCtagtggtaatgaattaagtatCGAAAGCCttataagtctcgaaagctggcatgtccgcgtaggacgttccCACGCGAAAATTTTCGGACGATAACTCACACACTCCCATAATTTGACTAGCAATATATGACTGActgtatgtgtggtttttcATTCGAAAACATGGATAACACGCGGTTGAAGTTATGTGCCGAAAAAAGTTGAATCTCGACACTGTTTGTTTGTCAAATCGTGCACGAAAAATCATCGAAAACACAACCGAAAGTGGCATTTCTCGCTTgggttacgccaaatagaagaagaagaagatgaaattTGATACGCTTTAAAGTTAATCCCAGTTTTAAACAGTTTTACTCGTTTGTTCTGATCCTTTGCTAGATATATCTGTTTACACTTGCCTTGTTATGTTTTGTCtcatatttaataaatattttaagagATATAAAATGGAGAACTTCGATGCTTATTTTGTGTGTTGAGTTTATGTTAGAAACTGCCGCTCCAACTAGGAAATATTgaacaaaattaatttattaggTCGGCACTATCGGTGCAccaaaaaaattagtttttttttctcttttatcgCTTATTCAATCTCGGATATTTTCTAGCTATTGTCCTGTTTACGTGGTTTCCTTGCCTTTTTATCTCTTTGCGCTTTTAGGATATGCTTAATAGAAACAATTGTTCGttgttatatttttcattattattatatatactttatataattatatattttGGTTATTATATACTTTGGCTGAGCAAAACGCAATAGAACGTGATTGCTGACactggtttttgtttgcatgaaGTGGGCTCTAAAaactttattattatcataatATTCTATCAGGGAATATTCTTGCTAAAATAAGTTTGCataataattgaaaataattgtcTTTTGTTAATAGTTccataaaaattaataacagCCATCCTGCACTTAATCCCTTTACAGTCAAAGGTTTATTGATAATACGTTTGGTCGAGTAACAGCTCTTtaaagagcaacaaaaaaaacgtaccATTAATGAGTGTCACTAGCACTTATTTACGCACAGATAGCCCACGATGACTTTATTACGTTCAAGCACGCGTCGGATGGGGCGATGAAGCAAGAGCAAGAAACAACCGGGTGAAGTAAAACAGTAAATCGCCATCGATAGCTTCCAATTACTTCCCTATTGCCGGGTGTTGCACCGTGCTTAACCGTGGCGGTACACCACGAAGCCAGTGGATCGATTTTGCGTTTGCATACAAATCGACCGAATTTATGAAAACGTGTCGTAGCACGTTTCACTCCCCCTGGTTCACTCCCTTCCCCCGATTAACCGATACAGCCAGGTAACACCCTGCCGTGGTGCACGCACCAGGGCCAACAAACGGGTACGCAGGTTTAATCGCCTGGCAGGCGAAGAACCTTGCAACGACGCCGACGGCCACCTCCCGAGACAGTACGGTGCTGCATATTAAGTGCATATTCTGTGTGCAGTCCGCCCCAAACAATGTCTGGCGTTTGCAAACGCCCGTTACAACACGCTGAAGATTTCAAAGTCGAAGAATCTCCACACGAATTATAGTCAAGTTTATGGACGGGTCCTTGATCTGCCGCGAGCTTCCGTAAGGTGGTGGGGGAATCGATTGCAATCGCAGATGTCGTTAACCTTATTGCTTAATCgaacaaacaaattaattttacCGCACGCACCCACCAAGCGTCCTTATCACAGCAATGCATGGGAAGTAAATTTGCCTTGCAGCTTGGAGCGCGCACTTTGGGATGCGTTACCGAGCATCGATcgtaaattaaattacaaCTCATGTTGCAATTAAACCACGGACACGTCTAATCgtaaaaaactttttgcggGATCTTCGGGGTGCGTAAGAGGGGTAGTGAAGAGCATATTAAGAGAGGTCGTGACTGGTGTCGAAATGATCGAGATGCGCCAACTGCGTAACGATCGAGGTGCTACAATGCGATCTCCGACGTGCGGCAGTGCAAAGCCGCTTACTTTAGCCGCGACTTTTTGGGAGTATatagtcttttttttttgttaaattagtTCATTCacttttgatattttatttaggtaaagcatttttataaggattttttgttttgttatttatattttttttaattcttaacaaatttcaaatattttgtagCAATTATGAGccattgttttattgttggAAAGACTTTTTTGATTGTAGAAAACAATTATAAATAGCATTCAAATTAGTTTTACTTTCCTGTAGCGTAAGATGCAAAACCGCGATATGCGAGGTACGGCATTTCTGTCGAGTAAATCAATAGACTTCAACAGCTGCTGTTAGGCGACGAACCCTTGCTGTGAGCAACCAGTTGCCTTCGCGGGTGCTTTACACATATTTTCACTACATTTTAACGTTCTTCCTTTAATGTCCTtctgttttatgtttgtttgtactTTTACTCTTGTTTTACTCTTGTTCTATAAGTTTACTTTGAAACTAGTTTAAACCACTAATACCTAGTTTAACTTAAGCCCGCTATGAGCGATTAAACTTAAACTCCAATGCACTCTATTGCCTTCAACAACAGAAGTTTAAGGACAACGATCGAAACCATTGTATAAGGTGCCTCGTTTGGCTTCCGTTAGCTCTAATCCGTCCATCGGCTGTGTATTGTGCGTCACAAAAGACCGCCAAACGAGCAGTGAGCGCATACCCCGTAGCAACAAAACGCACCGCAAATTGACATAAAGCGGGTGACGGTAGCCAAAACCATCTTCCCCATCATGGGCACACCCGGCAAAACTTCCGCCTGGCCAACACAGGCTCGGTTCAAGTTCGTGGCTAGCATCTGCGCATTACATCGCTGGAATTGGTTTCGTTCGGATTTCGTTGGTTAAGTTCCCATTTATAGCCACATTTATCATCTGGCCGCCCGTGGTGTACGAACGCTCCCTCCGATCAATTcccacaacagcagcatccaCGAAGGTGGTGGAAAGAGGAGCCCACTTTATTAACCCATTAGTGAAGAAATAAACAAGGCCAAACAAAAAGCTATAGTAATGGTGGCTGACATGAGGTTGGTGCGCAATGAGGCATGGAGAAGAGTCTTTATAACGcgccacaacaaacaaacaacggcACATCATCTTAATGCGTACCTACTACTATCCGATCTCCGTGTCTCCGGGCCGGATCGTTGATGATAGGGTTTGGCTTCGTTCGGTGTGTAATTCGACATCATACGTCCTCCGGTGGCGGAAGAGTAAGAGAACGCTGCCTGCCGATAGTTTGCTTTGCAAGTGCACTTGCACGTACTGTTTCAGTGTGGCTTGagtatttctatttttacgATTATCATTCCCCattgaaatgtaaattaaattaaaccttGGTTTAAGAGAACTGATCGGAAAGGACTAAGCAGAGTAATCTTGATTTGTATCATTTCCTGCAATttcttaaataaaaacaatcgaaaatATTAATCACAATTTGTATCGCTTATAAGGGGGgtaataaaagaaaagttCGCACTTTTGCCAAAACCAAGCCCAAAGACCTTCCACGGGATTAtggctgtgtgttttgttttacaaccGATGTGGTCGTTTGTAAcatgttgtgttgtgtaagtAATGCTGTTCTATTCCCCTGTAGCCAGTAAGGTCAAGGTTAAGGTGGAGGCTCGAGAGCCTTCGAAAACATCGACCAGTGAGCTTCAGCACATGACATCACACTGTGCAGATCAGCCTAAATGACCTAAATCGGTACTAATTCCCATAGATGATTTCCTGTAGTGCCTTTTTCATAATAAACACAATCAGATAACTTCAGTCAGAGAGGTTTATTTGTAGCTTTGTGAATAATGATATCCAACTCGTGGCCAATTTGAATGAATTCTTTTAAAAAGAAGGTACGGTCGATaagagactttttttttagtttcaaaTGCGCCCAATTTATTACTGTAATTATTGTAACTGATTGTTAAACTAGGTAAGGATCAAAACATTTCTCATTGCAAGGAATTTTaatggtttggtttgtttatcaagaaaaaaatggtttgtttggtttgaatttcattgttttataaattgtttaccatgaaaaaaaaactcttctaaattaaaaaaaaaaccatttcgcTATTGTTTATCTATTtcgtaaaatttatttatcttgttaaataatttatttggcGATTTATTACTAACCATTTTCCAGATATTTTAAGATCATTACTAAAATTTATTGACAATGTCACAacatttttgtaaacaaacgattGAAAAATATGTAGAAATTGatcaattattaaaatcattcgGAGACATTCAAAAATCCTACAGAAACCATGTAACAAATGCATTTTTGAGCTGTCCGTTGGACTGTTCAATAGAAGCGCTGGCTCATCCTGACCGTTCCCACGCTGCTTGGACTAATTATTCGGCTAAGTGATTAATTCAATTCTACTAAGCTAGAATAACGCACTCATAACCAAGACGATCGTTATAATAGGctaagaaaaataatcaaaatcgGATTTTGCTAATTTATACCCTTTACAAGTACTAGCCATTCCTGTACCATACGAACATGACAAGCGTCAACAAAAATGTTACGGTTTCGCTTAATTTCCTTTATCAAATGACTTAAATCGGCCTAGCACTGTGCGTATGGCAATTCAATTTGACGTTGAAACTCTTGGATTTGACAGATTTGAAACTGTCTCGATCCGGCATAGAGTTTTTCAATCATAATCATAGAATGTGCTCTATTTGAGATCTAATTGCTCATTCTATTTTCTCATTACAGAGACTCTGAGTGTCCCACGCTAGAAGGAGCGGACCATCTTTCACAGACGCAACTTCTGACGCGATTAACACACGTCTGTCGGTACGATCGGCTAGAGCGTCCCAAGCGAGGTAAGCTACAAACGCGACGATTCCATTATTGCAATAACATGCAAGTTAATCATTGAATGCTGCCCTTTTCCAGAATCCATCAACGGTACAAACGGCCCGGTAAAGGTGTACGCCCGTGCTTACATCTATTTTATGCAAAACTTAGAAGCACACGATTTGGTAAGCGATCAGCAAATGCGCCCTATTTCCGAATCCTATATTCTAACCCTATTCCACTCTTCCCACTGCCTACAGCAATTTAAGATACACGCACTGCTCCAGTTCCGCTACGTCGATCCGCGGCTGGTGTTCCGGGAGGTGGCACCGAACCGAACGAAACCGATCATGGGCGAACAGTCGCTGCGTGATCTGCTCTGGGTGCCGCACGTCTTCCTCGCGAACGAGCGCAGCTCTGACATACTGGGCACGGCCGAGAAGGACATCCTCACCTCGATCTCACCCGACGGTACGGTGATCGTATCGACGCGCATCAGCGCCACCCTGTACTGTTGGATGAATCTGCAGAAGTTCCCGTTCGACGAGCAGCACTGTTCCACCGTGCTGGAGAGTTGTACGTATCACGCGTCCATCGTTTGGAGAGTTGTGATCGTTTGAGATGGTCGGATTGATGAGCCTTTTATTCCTCACAGGGATGTACAATGAGGACGATTTGGTGCTACTCTGGGAGCACAAGTCCCCTGTAACGCTGGCCCCGGAGCTGCATCTTACGGAGTACGTGCTGCTGGAGATGTTTACCAACGAGACGGTTATCAATGCGGATCTGAGCGATCTTCGCCATGGTGCTTTCGGTAGGTCTGAATACTGATGACACTAACCTGATGAAGGACTAACGCTCCATTCTCGCGACACTTTCAGCTGGTAACTACAGCTCGCTCAGCTTCACCGTACATCTGGCGCGCGAGATGGGCTTCTACATGATGGATTACTTCATCCCCTCGATCATGTTGGTCGCTATCTCGTGGGTCACCTTCTGGCTGCAGGCGGATCAGTCTGCGCCCCGCATTACGCTCGGCACTAGCACCATGTTGACGTTTATTACGCTAGCTTCCGCCCAAGGCAAAACGCTCCCGAAGGTCAGCTACATTAAGGCGTCCGAGATCTGGTTCCTCGGCTGTACCGGGTTCATCTTTGGCAGTTTGGTTGAGTTCGCCTTCGTCAATACGATCTGGCGCCGGAAGCGCAACGTGGAGGTGAAGAAGGTTAACAGTAAGCACGTGCTCAAGCAGGCCATCACACCGCGGCCGGCGCGCAAGGACATGAGCGGACTGCACAAGTCACACTCCTGCACTTCGCTGGCCGACTCTGCCACGACCGTTTCGGCCAACTCCTTCAACAACTATCTAACCGTGCATGTAAGCATATAGATTAGTGCGTACTATTCCTTTTAAATACAATatgtttaaccttttttttatcttttttccaGTCCATCCCCCAAAAGAGCCCCAGCAGTGCCACCCTGCCCATCATCTCGACGACCGACGTCGACCGGGCAATGACGGAAGCCTCCAACGTTACGATCCAGATCGAGGGCCAAACGAGCAACGTGAACGGAAACGGCTGGACCACGATGACACCGCAGGAGGTGGCGATCTGGATCGACAAACGGTCACGCTTCGTCTTCCCGATCGCGTTCGTGATCTTCAACATATTCTACTGGACGTTCGTGTACTACGTTTGAGGAGGCCCGGCCATACAAGTATGGTTTACAGTCATTGGGTTGTTTTAGTTGCAAACAACGATCCGCCTAATTCGGCCGGATGCACCGGAAAGTATTATACTGCGAGGCAGCGAGGGACGACAGCCTTGTGCTGGCCTTGTAGAgtcgccttttttgtgtgtttgtgtgtgtgtatgtgtgtgtgtttctaagTAAAACACTTTCTTACCGAAGATTAAACACTTAgcgataattatttatttgaacgACGTGCCTAAGACCTACCTACTGTGTGCATAGttataaacgaaacaaaaaagtgaataAATCCTGATACAACAAGTTGAACTGAGTAATTCTGAGTGTTTCATTTTGGGCAGGGTATTGTAGAGATCGATTACTACTTCTGCAGTGAAATAAAGATATCATATTCTACAGAACGCGGATAAGGGTTGGTGCGAAATCCTAACAatttatcattaaaaaaaaaacatgcaggTAAATTTCTGgatcaattttggaaatttGAATTCGCCAGTGAAGGATATCTGATGACAACTTCGTTGTTCTATATGATCTAGTAATGTGTCTTATCTATGCATCACACATGAGCTACCATTCTTCAAGCAAGAGAATCCTCTCGGACGAATTAAGGTCTTGTTAACAATTATTGATCAGCTTTGTTAAGGTCTAGTTGGCACAATTCGATGAAAACAGTAATGAAAATTAAGCTTCTAATGGTAGCGAGATCAAGCTAAAGCTACACATGGTTGTCAGAGATCACTTCAAAACACCATT encodes:
- the LOC121601733 gene encoding pH-sensitive chloride channel 2 — encoded protein: ILFSHYRDSECPTLEGADHLSQTQLLTRLTHVCRYDRLERPKRESINGTNGPVKVYARAYIYFMQNLEAHDLQFKIHALLQFRYVDPRLVFREVAPNRTKPIMGEQSLRDLLWVPHVFLANERSSDILGTAEKDILTSISPDGTVIVSTRISATLYCWMNLQKFPFDEQHCSTVLESWMYNEDDLVLLWEHKSPVTLAPELHLTEYVLLEMFTNETVINADLSDLRHGAFAGNYSSLSFTVHLAREMGFYMMDYFIPSIMLVAISWVTFWLQADQSAPRITLGTSTMLTFITLASAQGKTLPKVSYIKASEIWFLGCTGFIFGSLVEFAFVNTIWRRKRNVEVKKVNSKHVLKQAITPRPARKDMSGLHKSHSCTSLADSATTVSANSFNNYLTVHSIPQKSPSSATLPIISTTDVDRAMTEASNVTIQIEGQTSNVNGNGWTTMTPQEVAIWIDKRSRFVFPIAFVIFNIFYWTFVYYV